The candidate division KSB1 bacterium genome includes a region encoding these proteins:
- the pta gene encoding phosphate acetyltransferase has translation MELMEYFIQRASLQPKRIVFPESNDERILKTAELILQRHIAHPILIGDDSAVREQSRQLGINLDGVNVISPVDSPQFGDYVARYCAQRDNVTEKIAEKLLKKPLLFGAMMVAQGDADGVVCGVAHATASVIQAASLTVGFAPGVSNPSSLFIMVVPEFLGERDKIFVFADCAVTIKPTAEQLAEIAIVTGRNVRRLLQIEPKIAMLSFSTKGSASHEEADKVIRATELARQMAPELAIDGELQADAAIVPRVAQKKVKESPVAGQCNVLIFPDLNSGNIAYKLVQYLGKAKAFGPFLQGFAKPVSDLSRGASVEDIVGVTAVTAVQAQ, from the coding sequence ATGGAATTGATGGAATACTTCATTCAGCGGGCCTCTTTACAGCCCAAACGGATTGTCTTTCCAGAATCAAATGATGAGCGAATTTTGAAGACAGCAGAGCTGATCTTGCAACGACACATTGCCCATCCCATTCTCATCGGCGATGATTCGGCCGTGCGCGAACAAAGCCGGCAATTGGGCATCAATTTGGACGGCGTTAATGTTATATCCCCAGTGGATTCTCCGCAATTTGGTGACTATGTGGCTCGATATTGTGCCCAGCGGGACAATGTCACCGAAAAGATCGCCGAAAAACTTCTGAAAAAGCCGCTGCTTTTCGGTGCGATGATGGTTGCCCAGGGCGATGCGGATGGGGTCGTTTGTGGGGTGGCCCATGCCACGGCCTCAGTCATTCAAGCAGCCAGCTTGACAGTCGGTTTTGCTCCCGGAGTCTCTAATCCATCATCGTTATTCATCATGGTTGTTCCAGAATTTCTCGGTGAGAGGGATAAGATCTTTGTCTTTGCTGATTGTGCAGTGACCATAAAGCCGACAGCCGAACAATTAGCTGAAATTGCCATAGTAACAGGACGAAATGTTCGGCGGCTGCTGCAAATTGAACCGAAGATTGCCATGTTGTCGTTTTCAACCAAGGGAAGTGCCAGCCATGAGGAGGCGGATAAGGTGATTCGGGCGACAGAATTGGCCCGGCAGATGGCGCCCGAACTTGCCATCGATGGCGAGCTCCAGGCCGATGCTGCGATCGTACCCAGGGTCGCCCAAAAAAAAGTCAAAGAAAGCCCCGTAGCAGGGCAATGCAATGTGCTCATATTTCCAGACCTCAATTCAGGCAATATTGCTTACAAATTGGTTCAATATTTAGGCAAGGCCAAGGCGTTTGGTCCGTTTTTGCAGGGGTTCGCCAAGCCAGTTAGCGATCTTTCCAGAGGCGCCAGTGTGGAGGACATCGTAGGGGTGACAGCGGTGACAGCGGTGCAAGCGCAATGA
- the acpP gene encoding acyl carrier protein, with translation MTVEERVKNVIARQLKVKLEDIKDDSDFVKDLGADSMASIELVAAFEAEFDIEMDEDAALSVKTVGKAVEFIENILKRQ, from the coding sequence ATGACCGTAGAAGAACGTGTAAAGAACGTCATTGCACGGCAGTTGAAGGTGAAACTCGAAGATATAAAAGACGACTCGGATTTTGTGAAGGATTTGGGAGCGGATTCGATGGCCAGCATTGAGCTGGTGGCTGCTTTTGAGGCGGAATTTGATATTGAAATGGACGAGGACGCTGCGCTGAGCGTCAAAACTGTGGGCAAGGCGGTAGAGTTTATCGAAAATATCCTGAAGAGACAATAG
- a CDS encoding putative sugar nucleotidyl transferase: MKVIIFEDDQFDNLYPLTYLRPVYELKCGHTKLVQKIQRLLGDQDYYYFMREYLAPVFSKKYGADRVNQFNALNGDLLLVNGRLLAIDITLQVEGPEEVAQSEGQIIYARLKASTVQQIGANNVGELLKRAADRLPNKNIDAKLICFPWNLIQHNSKAIADDFQHIEYRGIHGELSPQAAIVGDPNLIHIASGASVRPFVTLDTSHGPIILDQDVIVHPYTHIEGPNAIGAQTQVFGGNIREGCAIGPVCRVRGEIEESIIHGYSNKHHDGFLGHAYVCEWVNLGAFTTNSDLKNDYTSVQIYIKGELVDSRDLKVGSFIGDHTKTSIGTLFTTGAVVGIMSNVVNAGALIPKFVPSFCWFINNRATKGFGFQHMVDTAAKAMARRKVQLTPEDEALLRTVFEMTKEERSYWIKKGFQSQS, encoded by the coding sequence ATGAAAGTAATCATTTTTGAAGATGATCAGTTTGACAATTTGTATCCATTGACATATTTGCGACCTGTTTATGAGCTGAAATGTGGCCATACGAAACTTGTGCAAAAGATCCAGCGGCTTTTGGGGGATCAGGATTATTACTATTTTATGCGCGAATATCTGGCACCAGTATTTTCGAAAAAATATGGCGCCGATCGGGTGAACCAGTTCAACGCGCTGAATGGGGATTTACTATTGGTAAATGGACGGCTGTTAGCAATAGATATCACCTTGCAAGTTGAAGGGCCTGAGGAAGTTGCCCAGTCCGAGGGACAGATCATCTATGCTCGATTAAAGGCTTCTACGGTGCAGCAGATCGGTGCCAATAACGTGGGCGAGTTGCTGAAGAGAGCGGCAGATCGGTTGCCGAATAAAAATATCGATGCGAAATTGATTTGCTTTCCATGGAATTTGATCCAGCACAACAGCAAGGCCATCGCCGATGATTTTCAGCACATTGAGTATCGGGGGATCCACGGCGAGCTTTCCCCCCAGGCAGCGATCGTGGGAGATCCGAATTTGATCCACATCGCCTCTGGTGCATCCGTGCGGCCGTTTGTGACGCTCGATACCAGCCATGGCCCGATTATTCTAGATCAGGATGTGATCGTTCATCCTTATACGCATATCGAAGGCCCCAATGCCATAGGGGCACAAACGCAGGTGTTCGGCGGCAACATTCGGGAGGGCTGCGCCATCGGACCTGTATGCCGTGTGCGGGGGGAAATTGAGGAGAGCATCATCCACGGCTATTCCAATAAACACCATGATGGATTCCTGGGACATGCGTATGTGTGCGAATGGGTAAACCTTGGCGCATTTACCACAAATAGCGATCTGAAGAACGATTATACCTCGGTGCAAATTTATATCAAGGGCGAGTTAGTCGATTCTCGGGATTTAAAAGTCGGATCATTCATTGGCGATCACACCAAGACCAGCATCGGCACGCTTTTTACGACTGGCGCTGTCGTTGGTATTATGAGCAATGTCGTCAATGCTGGTGCTTTGATCCCGAAATTTGTGCCCTCGTTCTGCTGGTTCATCAATAATCGCGCTACAAAGGGATTTGGATTTCAACATATGGTCGACACGGCGGCCAAGGCCATGGCGCGTCGCAAGGTTCAATTGACGCCAGAGGACGAGGCGCTGTTGAGGACCGTGTTCGAAATGACCAAGGAAGAGCGAAGTTATTGGATAAAAAAAGGATTTCAAAGTCAAAGCTGA
- the nagB gene encoding glucosamine-6-phosphate deaminase, whose protein sequence is MLVIIKENYDEMSKEAAKMVADLVRRKPNCVLGFATGGTPLGLYKELIRMHKEEGLDFSKVTTFNLDEYVGLPPEHPQSYHYFMWENLFKHINVDPRYVHIPQGMAQDIEEFCEWYEERIKFYGGIDLQILGIGANGHIAFNEPGSSLGSRTRIKTLRQETRWDNKRFFESHEEVPKYAITMGVGTIMDAKALLLLASGKNKAKAIKATVEGPITALYPATIVQMHRKAFILCDREAASLLSTEYTGYLT, encoded by the coding sequence ATGTTAGTCATCATCAAGGAGAATTACGATGAAATGAGCAAGGAGGCTGCCAAGATGGTGGCCGATCTGGTTCGGCGCAAACCAAATTGCGTGTTGGGATTTGCAACAGGAGGCACCCCATTGGGATTGTACAAAGAGCTCATTCGGATGCACAAAGAAGAGGGGTTAGATTTTTCGAAGGTGACAACCTTCAATCTCGATGAGTATGTCGGTTTGCCGCCAGAGCACCCGCAGAGCTACCATTATTTCATGTGGGAGAATTTGTTCAAACATATTAATGTGGACCCTCGTTACGTCCATATTCCACAGGGCATGGCTCAAGATATCGAGGAATTCTGTGAATGGTACGAAGAGCGGATCAAATTTTATGGTGGGATTGATCTTCAAATTTTGGGAATCGGTGCCAATGGGCATATCGCCTTCAATGAGCCTGGGTCATCATTGGGATCGCGAACGCGGATCAAAACGTTGCGACAGGAGACTCGCTGGGACAATAAGCGATTTTTCGAGAGCCATGAGGAAGTGCCCAAATATGCGATTACCATGGGTGTAGGAACCATTATGGATGCCAAGGCGTTGCTGCTTTTGGCCAGTGGCAAAAACAAAGCGAAGGCGATCAAAGCCACGGTTGAAGGACCGATCACAGCGCTATATCCAGCTACTATTGTCCAGATGCATCGCAAGGCATTTATCCTTTGTGATCGAGAAGCAGCTTCATTGCTTTCCACCGAATATACTGGCTATTTGACATAA